A window of the Mus pahari chromosome 1, PAHARI_EIJ_v1.1, whole genome shotgun sequence genome harbors these coding sequences:
- the LOC110335621 gene encoding olfactory receptor 52B4-like, with translation MTTLNYTVVSHTVFHLLGIPGLEDQHMWISIPFFISYVTALLGNSLLIFIILTRPXLHGPMYLFLCMLAGADIVLSTSTVPQALSIFWFHAGEISLDSCITQLFFIHSTFISESGILLVMAFDRYIAICYPLRYTTVLTNSLIGKIGVGIFLRSYGTIFPIIFLLKRLTFCKNNIIPHTFCEHIGLAKYACNNIRINIWYGFSVLILTVVLDVVLIFVSYVLILRAVFRMPSQHARHKALNTCGSHVCIIILFYGPGVFTTLTQRFGHHIPPHIHILLANVCILAPPMLNPIIYGIKTKQIQEQMAHVLFTNHK, from the coding sequence ATGACCACCTTAAACTACACTGTTGTAAGTCACACAGTCTTCCATTTGCTGGGCATCCCCGGCCTAGAGGACCAGCACATGTGGATTTCCATCCCCTTCTTCATTTCCTATGTCACTGCCCTGCTTGGGAACAGCCTGCTCATCTTCATCATCCTCACAAGGCCCANTCTCCATGGACCCATGTACCTCTTCCTCTGCATGTTGGCGGGGGCAGACATTGTGCTCTCCACATCCACAGTTCCCCAGGCCTTGTCCATCTTCTGGTTCCACGCTGGGGAGATCTCCCTGGATAGCTGCATCACTCAGCTCTTCTTCATCCACTCCACCTTCATCTCTGAGTCTGGGATCTTGCTGGTGATGGCATTTGACCGCTACATTGCCATTTGCTACCCGCTGAGGTACACCACTGTTCTCACAAATTCGCTGATTGGGAAAATCGGAGTGGGCATCTTTCTGAGAAGCTATGGTACAATTTTCCCCATAATATTTCTTCTGAAAAGATTAACTTTCtgcaaaaataatattattcCACATACCTTTTGTGAACACATAGGCTTGGCTAAATATGCTTGCAATAACATCCGAATAAACATTTGGTATGGGTTTTCTGTCCTAATATTAACAGTGGTCTTAGATGTtgtgttaatttttgtttcctatgTGCTGATCCTCCGTGCTGTATTCCGCATGCCTTCCCAGCATGCTCGCCACAAAGCTCTCAACACATGCGGCTCCCATGTCTGCATCATTATCCTCTTCTACGGGCCTGGTGTCTTCACGACGCTTACACAGAGGTTCGGGCACCACATCCCACCTCATATCCACATCCTGCTGGCTAATGTCTGCATTCTGGCTCCACCCATGCTGAACCCCATCATTTACGGAATCAAGACCAAGCAAATCCAGGAGCAGATGGCTCATGTCTTGTTTACAAACCACAAGTGA
- the LOC110320309 gene encoding olfactory receptor 52B4-like, protein MGTVNHTGISHTVFHLLGIPGLEDQHMWISIPFFISYVTALLGNSLLIFIILTRPSLHGPMYLFLCMLAGADIVLSTSTVPQALSIFWFHAGEISLDRCITQLFFIHSTFISESGILLVMAFDRYIAICYPLRYTTVLTNSLIGKIGVGIFLRSYGTIFPIIFLLKRLTFCRTNILPHTACEHAGLSKYACNDLQVHIWYGFFVLMSTVNLDVVLIFVSYVLILRAVFRMPSRDARHKALNTCGSHVCIIILFYGPGIFSTLNHQFGYKISTGVHVLLSNVCILAPPMLNPIIYGVKTKQIRDQVTHVLFLKVI, encoded by the coding sequence ATGGGTACCGTAAACCATACGGGTATTAGCCACACAGTCTTCCATTTGCTGGGCATCCCCGGCCTAGAGGACCAGCACATGTGGATTTCCATCCCCTTCTTCATTTCCTATGTCACTGCCCTGCTTGGGAACAGCCTGCTCATCTTCATCATCCTCACAAGGCCCAGTCTCCATGGACCCATGTACCTCTTCCTCTGCATGTTGGCGGGGGCAGACATTGTGCTCTCCACATCCACAGTTCCCCAGGCCTTGTCCATCTTCTGGTTCCACGCTGGGGAGATCTCCCTGGATCGCTGCATCACTCAGCTCTTCTTCATCCACTCCACCTTCATCTCTGAGTCTGGGATCTTGCTGGTGATGGCATTTGACCGCTACATTGCCATTTGCTACCCGCTGAGGTACACCACTGTTCTCACAAATTCGCTGATTGGGAAAATCGGAGTGGGCATCTTTCTGAGAAGCTATGGTACAATTTTTCCCATAATATTTCTTCTGAAAAGACTAACTTTTTGCAGAACCAACATTCTTCCACATACAGCTTGTGAGCACGCTGGCTTGTCCAAATATGCATGCAATGACCTCCAAGTGCATATCTGGTatggattttttgttttaatgtcaaCAGTAAATTTAGATGTtgtgttaatttttgtttcctatgTGCTGATCCTCCGTGCTGTCTTCCGCATGCCTTCCCGGGATGCTCGCCACAAAGCTCTCAACACGTGTGGCTCCCATGTCTGCATCATTATCCTCTTCTACGGGCCTGGGATCTTCTCAACACTCAACCATCAGTTTGGGTACAAAATCTCAACTGGTGTGCATGTCCTGCTTTCCAATGTCTGTATTCTGGCTCCTCCAATGTTGAACCCCATCATCTATGGGGTCAAGACCAAACAAATCCGAGACCAAGTGActcatgttttgtttctgaaagtaATATGA